From Lucilia cuprina isolate Lc7/37 chromosome 4, ASM2204524v1, whole genome shotgun sequence:
ATTCAGTACCAGAACCAACTTGAAATTTGCCATAGCCATAATTGGTGGCACCACCTGATGATTCAGCGGAGACAAATTGACCGATAGCAGCTGCGCCATGGCCTACTTCTTCAAATTGTATTTCAGATACAATTAACGAATCCTCAAGTACCGAACCGCAGTTGGTGCAAACTATAGTATTtgtataagaatttttattgaaaaggataaaaataaacatttatttattttgcataaattacctCGATCACCACGTGCATTATCTTCTTCTATGTCCGTAGAACCACAATTTCGGCATTTTATACCGGACGACATTTTAACGTAGATTTCTATCtattagatattttaaatttatttcgataaatatttatttcaactaAAAGATTCCAAATTCAATATCTAAGAAATTTCGTTTACTACACACGGTTAGAAAATTCACACACTGCACCACAAAAGAGAATGTAAAAACATATGATTGtcatttaaaatgtaaacaataatccGGCGATTTTCAGCTGTTTTTTATTCCGAAGAAGTagagttgtatttttaatatgccAAATATTAAATTACCACTACTCACCACACGTTGGAGTGTTGTGAAAATGTATAGCcgttaattttcaaattgtgCGTTCTTTTCAAAATGtgtaactgccggtccacacaaCGATACTTTTGATTTTGCTTGAGTACGGTacctgccggtccacactataacattttttggaaaacttttaattttgcatGAGAGAAAAAGAGTAAGAATATCATCCAGAATTTCCGAGTACGGAGTTTCCATACTcagaaacttgttttgttattcatctcattcgtacaacaaatcaatgcaattaatacgtttCTGATACAAAAGTTTCCATATgcggacattaaggaaacttcaaaagagaattaagaaaaaagtttctcaacaaaagtgtggaccaggtctaagtaaaaaatttcatgtcAATGACGGATACTAAAGATTGAATTCTATTcacaagtaatttttaattcaactgGATATTTgcttataatataaacatatttatgtactaacaagtaggaaagtatagtcgggcatggccgaccatataataccctacaccatgagtatatttttaaaatgtttatttattttaaagaaacttttacgttgaatattgccataattccaaaatatttaaacaatttattgaaaaaaaataaaatttcaaaatgaggctttatataggtcaaatatgggccgatcctcggtaaatatgggaaaggatatatttttaaataaaagttacttttgttgagtttcattgcgatacaaatggttacaagtcaattttagacgttaaagacattttttgaaggggggtttgtatgggggctagggtcaaataagggccgatccttacgaaaatctgcagtgtcagttatacttatatataacttatttgtgccaattttcagagagataatagaatatttgacgtaattatggcaaaaaagttcaaatcgggaggtatggggctaggtgaaataatggaccgatttcaaccattttcaataggcttcgtccctgtgccaaaaaaacatgcttggtccaaatttcatcaaattatcttgaaaattgcggcctgtaccttgcgcacaaggtttacattgacagccagccagtcagctggacggacatgtcttaatcgactcaaaaaatgattctgaatcgattggtatactttaaggtgggtattggaccaatatttttgtatgttacaaacatcagcacaaacgtataataccctccccactatagtggtgtagggtataaaaagctaaagtacatattttttgtactttccaggaaagctttttaaagttttaaaatccaatacaaaagtatattaaaatacgtttaaaaactttgatattttcaGAAGTTCTGATCTGATATTTATGAAAGATTGACACAAGAAAtgtgaaaacatatttttttaaatatcttgagATAGTATGTACTTTTTAATGTTTGCCACAgagaaataaaacattaattcgactttttttgttataaaaatcacttttatttaaaaattttatgttatatttattatgatttctttaaaattaatgttttaaatattatagaaattgatTCCTTTCAAGATGTGCAAGACAGATTTGCAAAATGTTATGTAAAAAAGGATtaccataaaaatattataaattgacacatattttaataaattttaaatttaaacaaaactcaattttacgagtttgtgttaaaaaagtcaaaaaattaaagaattgaaattctttaaaaataaaactttttcattttctcTTACAAAAGTGTATACTATTTGTAATTACATGTCTTTTTGTAAGACAATACCTTAAGACATGTAAAAAGAAATAGTCCATAACAGAAAATGTTGTAGACAATGAGCTCTGGTTGTTAGCAATTTCTTTTAACATCAAGAAATTGaaacatttatcaattaattacttataaactaaattataaaaaatgctttaaatacatttttatacaatgTACTTTGATTTTTTCATAACGTTTACGTTCAAAGTTTAGATTAGAGCTCTCTTAATTACAGACGACataaaataacacattttaattgaaaaaggaAAGGACAGGGCAGGTAATGGGGGGGATATGTTAGATTATAATGattatacattaaaaattaactctaaatgttatacaaaataaatggtTTACATAACAATGCATCTTTTGTTTTTAGCCATCGGATCTCCGACAACAGGCTGCAATGGAGTCTCTGTGATTTTGATGTCCGACTGTTCGCATGATTGTTCCATACCGCAGGTTTTCAAAGAAACATCTGTAAATCCTTTGCCTTCAGAATCACCTTGAGCAGATGTCGGTGTTTCAATGTCTGTTTTTAGTTTTGACTCTTTGACTTCCTCACCCAAAGTtgcattattatcatcattggCTGTTGTATTTGTTTCAGTAGTTTCCTTATCGGACTTGCCAATATCTTCATGAACAGATACACCAGATACATTTTGAACTTCGATCTCATCCTCCGCTGCGTTAAGTTTTTCTTGTAACTTAACGGGAGTACTGCTTTGTAAAGAGGCCTTGGAGAAACGATTGCGCAACAAGGAAAGAGGCGAAGAGACAGCACTGAAAAAGCCATGCATGTCTAGACGTGCTCTCTTGGGTGGCGAAATCTCCATATCAGTTTGCAATTCGCCAATGGCTGATTGAGAATGTTGTGGTGGTGTACGATCACGTTTGCGTCCACGTCCAAAGAAAGAGAATGACAAATTATTGGGCACTTCAGAACCGACTGTTACATTCATACTGGTATTTGTAACATCCAATTCGGTATTTATACGTCTGTAGGATTCACGAAATTGTGAATTGCATTGAAATTTAGAAGGAGTATAATCCGAAATAGGGCGTATACTCTTACGTCCCGAAATTTGTGAAAATGCTCGAGGGCGTTCAGGCGAAATACCAGATTGCATAGCAAGTTGCACATCGGATTTTGGAGCCACTGGGTTACGCTTAGGTAAAAGTGATTTGCCGGGGGTTGATGTGGCAGAAGGAGCAATATTAATATGGGCCACATCTTGCGTTTCTAATGATTTGACGGGGGAACTTTCAATAGCCAAAGGTTCCATTTCAAtgtcatcattatcatctaCAGTTGTGGTTACTTCCCGTTTAGTATTGGGAGTAGTTTTAACTGCAGTTTTAGACGGCGTAGACTTCTGTGGAGTCTTTTCGGTGGCTTTTGTGGGGGTTTTATTGACAGGAGTCGAAGTTTTGTTGGCCTTACTATTACTTTTAGGTGTGACCGGTGGAGATTTTTGCTGTGATGTTTGCTCCTCTACAACCTccatattttcaacattttccttGGGTGTTTGATCGGCATTTTTAACTTGGTTTTcatctttagattttttatcatcatttttaatttgttgtgcTTCAATTTTCTCATTGCTTTCAGCAACCTTTTGATCCTCTTTGTTTTCCTTCACATCTTTAGataatttttcttcctttttattGTCAGATTTTTCTTGTTCCTGTTTTTTATCATCATCTACTTTATTCTCCTTTATTTTAGTGTCTACCTTTTCGCCTTTCTCGACTTTGTCCTGCTGTTTTTCCAATTTATCTGATTTGTTCGGCTTGtccgttttttcttttttctctttttcatttattttattttcatttccattttgcttatccttattctgttgttgttgttgttgttgttgttgttgtttgctttCATTAACCTGCTGTTGTTTATTACTGTTTACACCATTCTGATTtttttcattagattttttattattttcattttgttgctgttgttgttgttttttatcagcctgttgttttttatttggatTTTCTTTAGTATCTACAGTATTTACTGATTGCTGTTGTTGCTCAGTCTTAGCTTGTTGCAATTTATTATCTTGTTTATTGGAAGTGTGACCATTGGCATTGTGACCACCAGCATTACTGCCAGCTTTATTTTGATGGGGTTTAGTGACGGTTCCACTCAATGACAATGGTGTACGACGTCCCGGCTGTGTTGAAGTCTTGGCTGACATTTTTTAAAGGAAGGAccttttaaagtagttttttttggaAGATCTAAACtataaagatataaaatacaaaaatcatcagttttttttaatttttataatttatatttgtttaaagataTTCGGTTAGCAATTGCTAACCGacgtaaaaaaagtatatttacataaatataatatgtttttttgcaTGTTGTATGAATGTCATACA
This genomic window contains:
- the LOC111674757 gene encoding transcription factor SPT20 homolog translates to MSAKTSTQPGRRTPLSLSGTVTKPHQNKAGSNAGGHNANGHTSNKQDNKLQQAKTEQQQQSVNTVDTKENPNKKQQADKKQQQQQQNENNKKSNEKNQNGVNSNKQQQVNESKQQQQQQQQQQNKDKQNGNENKINEKEKKEKTDKPNKSDKLEKQQDKVEKGEKVDTKIKENKVDDDKKQEQEKSDNKKEEKLSKDVKENKEDQKVAESNEKIEAQQIKNDDKKSKDENQVKNADQTPKENVENMEVVEEQTSQQKSPPVTPKSNSKANKTSTPVNKTPTKATEKTPQKSTPSKTAVKTTPNTKREVTTTVDDNDDIEMEPLAIESSPVKSLETQDVAHINIAPSATSTPGKSLLPKRNPVAPKSDVQLAMQSGISPERPRAFSQISGRKSIRPISDYTPSKFQCNSQFRESYRRINTELDVTNTSMNVTVGSEVPNNLSFSFFGRGRKRDRTPPQHSQSAIGELQTDMEISPPKRARLDMHGFFSAVSSPLSLLRNRFSKASLQSSTPVKLQEKLNAAEDEIEVQNVSGVSVHEDIGKSDKETTETNTTANDDNNATLGEEVKESKLKTDIETPTSAQGDSEGKGFTDVSLKTCGMEQSCEQSDIKITETPLQPVVGDPMAKNKRCIVM